The genome window CCCGGTGCAGGGCCTGTCCTTTGACGGGAGGGGGGTCTGGGCCAGGACCCAGTCTGCAGTATATCTTTTAGACCGCTGGACCAGAACGATATCCTTGTTCCCCGACAGCGGGGCCATAAGGGAATGGCAGGGCCCGGCCGACCTGGGACGGATCAGGACCGATGTCCAACTGCTGGGCCTGTCTCCCTATCAGATGATGGACGAATGGGCGGTAATCCATCCCATCACCGCATTGGCTTACGAGAAGTTCGGGACCGAGGCCTGGGTCTGGTACCGGGGCCTGGGGTTGTGGAAGTACGACACCTTTTCCCGCAAATTAAGCCAGGCCACCAAGGGATTTTTGGCCAGCGTTGGAGTGAATGGCATCGCATCCTACGGGAATGCAATGGTCCTGGCAGGGCAGGGAGGGATCACCTTGATCGGGGCCGATGGCGGGCGCTGGCAGCAGATGAACCGGATGTTCAACGCCGACCTGGCCTCTCAGTTGATCCTGGCGGCGGCCTTTGATGACCGGGAGGTCTTTGCCGGAACCGGTTCGGGGATCCTGGCCTTCAAAAGGGGCGACGACTTCGTCCGTAACATCACCACCTACGACGGACTGCCTTCAGACCGGATAAACTGCCTGTATCTGGAAGGCGACAGCCTGTGGGCCGGCACCGACTACGGGCTGGGCCTGTACCAGCGGAGCATAAAGACCACCACCAGCCTCTGGCCGCAGCTGGAGAACCACAAGATCTGCGGCATCAGCGCCGACCAAAGATACATCTACCTGGCCACCGACCGGGGGGCCGTGAAATTAGACCGGCAGGACAGCCTGAGGCTCAGGCATTATGGCGACCCCGATCCGGCCCTGCTGGGAGAAGCAATGGCGGCGGTCGTTTCCGAGGACACCATCACCTGGTGGCTGGGCCATGATTTTCTGCTGGCCGGAAACAAAAGGGACGGCAGTTATAGGACCTTCCTCCGTTCCGGGAACTACGCCGCCGGCCAGGGGCTTTGTCTGGCGGTTGACCAGGGAAACGTCTGGATCGGCACCGACAACGGGCTGGTGCGCTTCGTCAAAAGCCGGAACCAGTTCCAAGTCTACCATGCCGCCGACGGCCTGCTGGACGAGCAGGTGTGGTCGCTGTACTCCCTGGACGGCTGCTTGTGGGCCGGGGGGGCAGGCGGGGTCAGCCGCTTCTGCTTTAAGAACGAGGATATGTGAAGCCCATAAAGCGGCCCCGGGACTGCCGTAACCATATTTCCCAATCCAGAACAATCAACCGAACAACCATATGACCTACCAGCACGCCACAGAATATCTGATGTCCTTCCTGGACCTGGAAAAGGCTCCGGGGCAGAAATATCATGACGATGCCTACAATCTGGACGGGTTCCGCCAGCTTTTGAGCCAGGTGGGCAACCCCCAGAATTCCTTCAAGTCCGTCCTGGTGGCCGGGACCAAGGGGAAGGGCTCCACCGCGGCCTTCATCGAGAGCGGCTTGAGGGCCCAGGGCCTTAAGGTCGGGCTCTACACTTCGCCCCACCTGATAAGTTTCTGCGAACGGATCAGGATCAACGGCCGGAACATCCTGGAGCGGGACTTTGCCCAAAGGCTGGACTGCCTGAAGCCGTTTTTGGAAAAGCAGAAATTCAACACCGCCTCCCCGGCCGGGGGAAGGTCCACGGTGTTCGAGATCCTGACCGCCATGGCCTTTTTGTATTTCCAGGAAATGGGGATCGAATGGGCGGTGCTGGAAGTGGGGGTGGGCGGGCGCCTGGACTGCACCAACGTGGTCAACCCCAGGGTCTCGGTCATCACCAACATCAGCCACGACCACACCGAGATCCTGGGGGAAAGCCTGAAGGAGATCGCCTTAGAAAAGGCCGGGATCATAAGGCAGGACGGCCTGATCGTCACCGCCCCCCAGGGGGCCGAAGCGCTGAAGGTGATAATGGGCCGGTGCCGGGACCTTAACGCCCGGTTGTTCCAGGTGGGCAAGGATGTGATCTTTAAAATAACGGAGCAGGATCCGGAGCATTTAAGCATTGACCTGGGCGGCACCTTCGGCAAGCTGACCGGCCTGGAGCTGGGGCTGTCCGGGGATTTTCAGGCCGAGAACGCCGCCGCCGCCTTCGCCGCCTTAAGGGCTTTGCAGTTCCGCAACCAGCAGGTGGGGGATGCCGCCATCCGCAAGGGTTTTAAGGAAGTGTACTGGCCGGGCCGGATGCAGACGGTTTCCAGGCACCCCCTGATGATAGTGGACGGGGCCCATAACGATTATTCGGCCTACCGGCTGAAAAAAGCGGTGGAGACGCTGTATCCCGATAAAAACAGGATACTGGTGCTGGGGATATCGGCCAACAAGGATATCGGGGGCATAGTCTCAAACCTGGTCCCCCAAAGCCGGGTGCTTGTCATCACCAAGGCCAGGCATTCCCGGGCGGCCTCGCCTGAATCCATCAAGAAAGAGGCCAAGAAATTCGCGGTGCCGGTGATAGAGACCGAATCCCTGGGCCAGGCGCTGGCCCGGGCCCGGGAACTGGCCACGGCCCAGGACCTGGTGCTGGTGACCGGATCCCTGTTTTTGGCGGGGGAAGCATTGGAACTATTGGGCAAAAAAATATAAACATAAAATTTATGCGGCAATTATGAGCAGAGTGGTGGTAACCAAGGAGGGACTGGTCAAGATCAAGGCCGAGCTGGAACATCTGGTCAAGGTGGAGCGGCCGACAATATCGGCCGCCCTGGCCCAGGCCCGGGCCTTGGGCGACCTTTCGGAGAACGCCGAGTACCATTCGGCCAAGGACAAGCAGGGCCTGATCGAATCACGGATCCGGAAATTGCAGGAGGACCTGGTCCAGGCCGACGTGATAGACGAAAGCCAGCTGGCCCAGGGGGTGGCGGTGTTCGGCCGGTCGATCAAGGTCAAGGACCTTTCCGACAACAGCCTGGAGACCTATACCTTGGTGGGGCCGCATGAGGCCGATTTTGACTCGGGCAAGATCTCGGTGGAAAGCCCCATCGGGCGGGGGCTGCTGGGCAAGAAGAAGGGCGACACTGCGGAGATCAAGGTTCCTTCCGGCATCATCAAATACAAGATCATGTCAATCACGTAGGGACACGGCAGTCCTGGTCCTAACGGGAAAAGATAACAAGTAAGGGCAATTAATGAATTGCCCCAACCTATGAGGAGACTATAGCATGCCGAACCCCCAAGTAGCGGTCTTAATGGGTTCCGACAGCGACCTGCCGGTTATGGAAAAGGCCGTCGAGGCCCTGAAGGAATTCGGAATAACCCCCCAGGTCAGGATCCTCTCGGCCCACCGGGTCCCGGAGAAAGTGGCCGAGTTCACCAAGAGCGCCCGCAGCAGCGGTTTTGAATGCATCATCGCCGGGGCCGGGCTGGCGGCCCACCTGGCCGGGGCGGTGGCGGCCAACACCACCCTGCCGGTGATAGGCGTGCCGCTGAAGAGCGGGGCCCTGGCCGGGGTGGACGCGTTGTATGCCACGGTCCAGATGCCGTCGGGCATCCCGGTGGCCACGGTGGCCATCGACGGGGCCCGGAACGCCGGCATCCTGGCGGCCCAGATCCTGTCCGTCAAATATCCCGAGATCGCCAGGAAGCTGGAGGAGATGCGGGAGAAGATGCGGCTGGAGGTGGAGAAGAAATCCCAGGACGCGGAAGCAAAATACAACAAATAAACAAAGCAATATAATTTACCTATGAAAACCATCACCCAAACCAACTTCCCCGACCTCAAGAAGGTCTCCCAGGGCAAGGTGCGCGACATCTACGATCTGGGCGAACACCTGCTGATAGTGGCCACCGACCGGATCTCGGCCTTCGACGTGGTCCTGCCCAATGCCATTCCCCACAAAGGCTATGTGCTAACCCAGATCTCCAAATTCTGGTTCGAAAAAATGTCGGGTATCATGCCCAACCATCTGATAAGTGTCGACGTGGCGGATTTCCCTGCCGCCTGTCACAAGTACCAGGAGGAACTTTCGGGCCGCTCGATGCTGGTCAAGAAGGCCAAGCCCCTGCCGGTGGAGTGCATCGTCCGCGGGTATCTTACCGGCTCGGGGCTGAAGGACTACCAGAAGACCGGGAAGGTCTGCGGGATAGAGCTCCCCAAAGGCCTGGTGGAATCCAGCCGGCTGGAAAGCCCCATCTTCACGCCCTCCACCAAGGCCGAGATCGGGGCGCATGACGAGAACATCAGCTTCGATAGGATGTCGGAAATACTTGGCGGGGAGAAGGCGGAGAAGGTCAAGCGATTGTCGCTTTCGATCTACACCGCGGCCCGGAAGGCCGGGGAAGAAAAGGGCATCATCATAGCCGACACCAAGTTCGAGATGGGTGATTTCAACGGAGACCTGATCCTGATAGACGAGGTGCTGACCCCGGATTCCTCGCGCTTCTGGCCCCTGGCCGGATACCAGGCCGGTAAGAGCCAGCCCAGCTTTGACAAGCAGTTCGTCCGGGACTACCTGAGCACATTGGACTGGAACAAGCAGGATCCCGGCCCGGAACTTCCCAAAGAGGTGGTGGAGAAGACCAGCCAGAAATATTTGGAAGCCCTGAAAATACTTACCGGTCAAAGCATTTAATAAAATGGAGAAACGACCAATGCCTGCAAAGAAAACCAAAGCGATCAAAAAGGGAGCCATCGCGGCCAAGAAAAAAGCCGTCCCCAAAAAGAAGCCAGCTGTGCCCAGGGAAAAACTTGCCGCCAAGCGT of bacterium contains these proteins:
- a CDS encoding folylpolyglutamate synthase/dihydrofolate synthase family protein, producing the protein MTYQHATEYLMSFLDLEKAPGQKYHDDAYNLDGFRQLLSQVGNPQNSFKSVLVAGTKGKGSTAAFIESGLRAQGLKVGLYTSPHLISFCERIRINGRNILERDFAQRLDCLKPFLEKQKFNTASPAGGRSTVFEILTAMAFLYFQEMGIEWAVLEVGVGGRLDCTNVVNPRVSVITNISHDHTEILGESLKEIALEKAGIIRQDGLIVTAPQGAEALKVIMGRCRDLNARLFQVGKDVIFKITEQDPEHLSIDLGGTFGKLTGLELGLSGDFQAENAAAAFAALRALQFRNQQVGDAAIRKGFKEVYWPGRMQTVSRHPLMIVDGAHNDYSAYRLKKAVETLYPDKNRILVLGISANKDIGGIVSNLVPQSRVLVITKARHSRAASPESIKKEAKKFAVPVIETESLGQALARARELATAQDLVLVTGSLFLAGEALELLGKKI
- the greA gene encoding transcription elongation factor GreA — encoded protein: MSRVVVTKEGLVKIKAELEHLVKVERPTISAALAQARALGDLSENAEYHSAKDKQGLIESRIRKLQEDLVQADVIDESQLAQGVAVFGRSIKVKDLSDNSLETYTLVGPHEADFDSGKISVESPIGRGLLGKKKGDTAEIKVPSGIIKYKIMSIT
- the purE gene encoding 5-(carboxyamino)imidazole ribonucleotide mutase, which produces MPNPQVAVLMGSDSDLPVMEKAVEALKEFGITPQVRILSAHRVPEKVAEFTKSARSSGFECIIAGAGLAAHLAGAVAANTTLPVIGVPLKSGALAGVDALYATVQMPSGIPVATVAIDGARNAGILAAQILSVKYPEIARKLEEMREKMRLEVEKKSQDAEAKYNK
- a CDS encoding phosphoribosylaminoimidazolesuccinocarboxamide synthase; translated protein: MKTITQTNFPDLKKVSQGKVRDIYDLGEHLLIVATDRISAFDVVLPNAIPHKGYVLTQISKFWFEKMSGIMPNHLISVDVADFPAACHKYQEELSGRSMLVKKAKPLPVECIVRGYLTGSGLKDYQKTGKVCGIELPKGLVESSRLESPIFTPSTKAEIGAHDENISFDRMSEILGGEKAEKVKRLSLSIYTAARKAGEEKGIIIADTKFEMGDFNGDLILIDEVLTPDSSRFWPLAGYQAGKSQPSFDKQFVRDYLSTLDWNKQDPGPELPKEVVEKTSQKYLEALKILTGQSI